In Scylla paramamosain isolate STU-SP2022 chromosome 19, ASM3559412v1, whole genome shotgun sequence, a single genomic region encodes these proteins:
- the LOC135109903 gene encoding probable phosphorylase b kinase regulatory subunit beta isoform X14, which translates to MTTLHVPTYNQTRERQRSASGCTDTDADVHLRVICYDETVRKLDHYYGIVKRQLLQNQSISLGIFPSTSQDHRVGDVRTSIYCAASIWSLFQAYRRIDDDRGKAYELGQSCVKCMRGILTCWMRQCEHVESFKKGQNPKFALHAKFHLLTGEEVISSEEYGHLQIDIVSLYLLFLVQMITSGLQIIYTMDEVTFVQNLVYYVERAYRTPDFGMWERGSKYNNGTPELHASSIGLAKAALEAINGCNLFGEKGASWSVIFVDIDAHNRNRSIFETLLPRESSSKNVDVSLLCAISFPAFATHDQMLYSKTRNQIVSLLEGKHGFKRFHRDGYGTVLEDNKRRYYHIAETKVFEKIECEWPLFFLFMIIEGMFKGNEEQVEQYKNKLKPLVKRDKWGDPVVPKYYYVHRDQVNLERSEPGSQGRQPSSEGNPRNLFLWGQSVWIIASLLMDGLLHINELDIIRRHLPSYNRPRKGGRYSAFQGTASDLVVQVVLIAESMRLQAMMATYGIQTQTPHEVEPVQIWPPRELVKVYQNLGVSEKLGLQGRPTRPIGALGTSKIYRVCGQTVLCYPLVFEVSDFYLSHDMALLIDDIKSELHFVGKYWRLSGRPTVCVLIREEHMRDIHFRELLDLLAQLKTGYCDGLKVRTGRLQNLISSSCIEHLDFMSALDIDLDIKPFEQLQHASIGYQSLTDVPRAITYSEDSMSFKDMELQPTHEVINVLRSVSTLHGQTQLLGILLRREGPDFQIDGHPVGERVLALLSQASSLRYWRTVRECTALLSKEVESISPYITTVLVSGKQLTVGYGKDEVLLDRPVQPGGIHDLFYNASLQTHNVVQAVLQQEVVLYCGKLIATHTHLFNGILNIRVGWVIKAMTYYLHDVCHSKETVEGLAPSEVRRLLVKVLSLDEWAQQEKLTPQQIRVIDGCLGRTPKRFYEKVFNILRKTPLGVRLCDQLLPQHPTISEMSSGELNFALTVQSLLNHIQHPEYRQIVVELFSVVATILERNPELKFLHVLNLDQIFKDAFKMFLKDHGREWTDDASTFYNASHVVVSSYLARAVVNFMLTGDMRSEIEEGLTCKVS; encoded by the exons ATGACCACCCTCCACGTCCCCACCTA CAATCAGACGCGAGAGAGGCAGCGGTCAGCCAGCGGGTGTACTGACACAGATGCCGATGTCCACCTGCGAGTCATCTGTTATGACGAGACCGTGCGCAAGCTAGACCACTACTATGGCATTG TCAAGAGGCAGCTGCTGCAGAACCAGAGCATCAGCCTGGGCATCTTCCCCAGCACCAGCCAGGACCACCGGGTGGGCGACGTGCGCACCTCCATATACTGCGCTGCATCCATTTGGAGCCTCTTCCAGGCATACAG ACGAATTGATGATGACCGGGGAAAGGCTTACGAGCTGGGCCAGTCCTGTGTCAAGTGCATGCGGGGAATCCTCACCTGCTGGATGCGGCAGTGTGAGCATGTGGAGAGCTTCAAGAAAGGACAGAACCCAAAGTTTGCCCTCCATGCCAAGTTCCACCTTCTCACAGGCGAGGAGGTGATCTCCAGTGAGGAGTATGGCCACCTGCAG ATTGACATTGTGTCCCTGTACCTGCTGTTCCTGGTGCAGATGATCACCTCGGGGCTGCAGATCATCTACACCATGGATGAGGTGACCTTCGTGCAGAACCTGGTGTATTACGTGGAGCGAGCATACCGCACACCTGACTTCGGCATGTGGGAGCGAGGCAGCAAGTACAACAATGGCACTCCGGAGCTGCATGCCAG TTCCATTGGCCTGGCCAAGGCAGCACTGGAGGCCATCAATGGGTGCAACCTGTTTGGAGAGAAGGGCGCCTCTTGGTCTGTCATCTTTGTGGACATCGACGCCCACAACAGGAACCGCAGCATCTTTGAGACACTTCTGCCCAGGGAGTCCAGCTCAAAG AATGTGGACGTCAGCCTGCTGTGTGCCATCTCCTTCCCGGCCTTTGCCACACATGACCAGATGCTGTACTCCAAGACACGCAATCAG ATTGTCAGCTTATTGGAGGGTAAACACGGCTTCAAGAGGTTCCACAGAGACGGCTACGGAACCGTACTGGAGGACAATAAGAGACGCTATTATCACATTGCCGAGACAAAG GTGTTTGAAAAGATAGAATGCGAGTGGcctttgttcttcctgttcatGATCATTGAGGGGATGTTCAAGGGCAACGAGGAGCAGGTGGAGCAGTACAAGAACAAGCTGAAGCCACTGGTCAAGAGGGATAAGTGGGGAG ACCCAGTGGTGCCCAAATACTACTACGTGCACAGGGACCAGGTGAATCTGGAGCGTTCTGAGCCAGGATCCCAG GGTCGCCAGCCCAGCTCTGAGGGCAACCCAAGGAACCTGTTCTTGTGGGGCCAGAGCGTGTGGATCATCGCCTCCCTGCTCATGGACGGCCTCCTGCACATCAATGAGCTGGATATCATCCGCCGCCACTTGCCATCATACAACCGGCCACGCAAGGGAGGTCGCTACTCCGCTTTCCAG GGCACAGCCAGCGAcctggtggtgcaggtggtgctCATCGCCGAGAGTATGCGGCTGCAGGCAATGATGGCTACCTATGGCATCCAGACACAG ACTCCACATGAGGTTGAGCCAGTCCAGATCTGGCCGCCCCGGGAGCTGGTGAAGGTGTACCAGAACCTTGGCGTGAGTGAGAAACTGGGCCTGCAGGGACGTCCCACTCGACCCATCGGCGCCTTGGGAACCAGCAAG ATTTACCGAGTGTGTGGCCAGACAGTGCTGTGCTACCCGCTGGTGTTTGAGGTGAGTGACTTCTACCTCTCACATGACATGGCACTGCTCATCGACGACATCAAGTCTGAGTTGCACTTTGTTGGCAAGTACTGGCGACTGTCTGGCCGCCCCACAGTCTGCGTTCTTATACGGGAGGAACACATGAG GGACATACATTTCCGTGAGCTGTTGGACTTGCTAGCGCAGCTCAAGACGGGCTACTGTGATGGCCTGAAGGTGCGCACTGGCCGTCTGCAaaacctcatctcctcctcctgcatag AGCACCTTGACTTCATGAGTGCCCTGGACATCGACCTGGACATCAAGCCGTTTGAGCAGCTGCAGCATGCCAGTATTGGCTACCAGTCCCTTACTGACGTGCCGCGTGCCATCACCTACTCTGAAGACTCCATGAGCTTCAAG GACATGGAGCTGCAGCCAACACACGAGGTGATCAATGTGCTGCGGTCAGTCTCCACACTGCATGGTCAGACTCAGCTGCTGGGCATCCTGCTGCGCCGCGAGGGACCAGACTTCCAAATAGATGGCCATCCAG TGGGAGAGCGGGTTCTTGCCCTGCTGAGCCAGGCCTCCTCGCTCCGTTACTGGCGCACGGTGCGGGAATGCACTGCTCTGCTCTCCAAGGAGGTGGAGTCTATCTCACCTTACATCACCACTGTCTTGGTGTCTGGAAAACAG CTGACAGTAGGGTACGGCAAGGATGAGGTGCTGCTGGACCGTCCAGTACAGCCAGGGGGCATTCATGACCTCTTCTACAATGCCTCCCTTCAG ACTCACAATGTTGTGCAGGCAGTGTTGCAGCAAGAGGTAGTGCTGTACTGTGGGAAGCTCatcgccacacacactcacctcttcAATGGCATCCTCAACATCAGGGTTGG GTGGGTGATCAAGGCCATGACGTACTACCTGCATGACGTGTGCCACAGCAAGGAGACGGTGGAGGGCCTGGCACCCAGTGAGGTGCGGCGCCTGCTGGTGAAGGTGCTGTCACTGGATGAGTGGGCGCAGCAGGAAAA GCTTACACCGCAGCAGATCCGAGTGATTGATGGCTGCCTTGGACGAACGCCGAAGAGATTTTACGAAAAG GTGTTTAATATCCTGAGGAAGACGCCTCTGGGAGTGCGTCTGTGTGATCAGCTCCTGCCCCAGCACCCCACCATCTCAGAAATGTCCTCTGGGGAGCTCAACTTTGCCCTCACAGTCCAGTCTCTCCTCAACCACATCCAGCACCCTGAGTACCGGCAGATTGTGGTCGAG cTGTTCTCTGTGGTGGCAACGATTCTGGAAAGGAATCCTGAGCTCAAATTCCTGCATGTGTTGAATCTGGATCAGATCTTCAAGGACGCCTTCAAGATGTTCCTCAAG GACCACGGGCGGGAGTGGACAGATGATGCATCGACCTTCTACAACGCCTCCCACGTGGTGGTGAGCAGCTACCTGGCTCGTGCCGTGGTTAACTTCATGCTGACGGGTGACATGCGCAGTGAGATAGAGGAGGGCCTCACCTGCAAGGTGTCTTAG
- the LOC135109903 gene encoding probable phosphorylase b kinase regulatory subunit beta isoform X10, which translates to MTTLHVPTYNQTRERQRSASGCTDTDADVHLRVICYDETVRKLDHYYGIVKRQLLQNQSISLGIFPSTSQDHRVGDVRTSIYCAASIWSLFQAYRRIDDDRGKAYELGQSCVKCMRGILTCWMRQCEHVESFKKGQNPKFALHAKFHLLTGEEVISSEEYGHLQIDIVSLYLLFLVQMITSGLQIIYTMDEVTFVQNLVYYVERAYRTPDFGMWERGSKYNNGTPELHASSIGLAKAALEAINGCNLFGEKGASWSVIFVDIDAHNRNRSIFETLLPRESSSKNVDVSLLCAISFPAFATHDQMLYSKTRNQIVSLLEGKHGFKRFHRDGYGTVLEDNKRRYYHIAETKVFEKIECEWPLFFLFMIIEGMFKGNEEQVEQYKNKLKPLVKRDKWGDPVVPKYYYVHRDQVNLERSEPGSQGRQPSSEGNPRNLFLWGQSVWIIASLLMDGLLHINELDIIRRHLPSYNRPRKGGRYSAFQGTASDLVVQVVLIAESMRLQAMMATYGIQTQTPHEVEPVQIWPPRELVKVYQNLGVSEKLGLQGRPTRPIGALGTSKIYRVCGQTVLCYPLVFEVSDFYLSHDMALLIDDIKSELHFVGKYWRLSGRPTVCVLIREEHMRDIHFRELLDLLAQLKTGYCDGLKVRTGRLQNLISSSCIEHLDFMSALDIDLDIKPFEQLQHASIGYQSLTDVPRAITYSEDSMSFKDMELQPTHEVINVLRSVSTLHGQTQLLGILLRREGPDFQIDGHPVAVRLERLLKEVSVCHFWGAMRLAAALLKKTYPSVMHMTAILVQGCQLTVGYGKDEVLLDRPVQPGGIHDLFYNASLQTHNVVQAVLQQEVVLYCGKLIATHTHLFNGILNIRVGWVIKAMTYYLHDVCHSKETVEGLAPSEVRRLLVKVLSLDEWAQQENQAKWGSSMTTALHRRREVRLTPQQIRVIDGCLGRTPKRFYEKVFNILRKTPLGVRLCDQLLPQHPTISEMSSGELNFALTVQSLLNHIQHPEYRQIVVELFSVVATILERNPELKFLHVLNLDQIFKDAFKMFLKDHGREWTDDASTFYNASHVVVSSYLARAVVNFMLTGDMRSEIEEGLTCKVS; encoded by the exons ATGACCACCCTCCACGTCCCCACCTA CAATCAGACGCGAGAGAGGCAGCGGTCAGCCAGCGGGTGTACTGACACAGATGCCGATGTCCACCTGCGAGTCATCTGTTATGACGAGACCGTGCGCAAGCTAGACCACTACTATGGCATTG TCAAGAGGCAGCTGCTGCAGAACCAGAGCATCAGCCTGGGCATCTTCCCCAGCACCAGCCAGGACCACCGGGTGGGCGACGTGCGCACCTCCATATACTGCGCTGCATCCATTTGGAGCCTCTTCCAGGCATACAG ACGAATTGATGATGACCGGGGAAAGGCTTACGAGCTGGGCCAGTCCTGTGTCAAGTGCATGCGGGGAATCCTCACCTGCTGGATGCGGCAGTGTGAGCATGTGGAGAGCTTCAAGAAAGGACAGAACCCAAAGTTTGCCCTCCATGCCAAGTTCCACCTTCTCACAGGCGAGGAGGTGATCTCCAGTGAGGAGTATGGCCACCTGCAG ATTGACATTGTGTCCCTGTACCTGCTGTTCCTGGTGCAGATGATCACCTCGGGGCTGCAGATCATCTACACCATGGATGAGGTGACCTTCGTGCAGAACCTGGTGTATTACGTGGAGCGAGCATACCGCACACCTGACTTCGGCATGTGGGAGCGAGGCAGCAAGTACAACAATGGCACTCCGGAGCTGCATGCCAG TTCCATTGGCCTGGCCAAGGCAGCACTGGAGGCCATCAATGGGTGCAACCTGTTTGGAGAGAAGGGCGCCTCTTGGTCTGTCATCTTTGTGGACATCGACGCCCACAACAGGAACCGCAGCATCTTTGAGACACTTCTGCCCAGGGAGTCCAGCTCAAAG AATGTGGACGTCAGCCTGCTGTGTGCCATCTCCTTCCCGGCCTTTGCCACACATGACCAGATGCTGTACTCCAAGACACGCAATCAG ATTGTCAGCTTATTGGAGGGTAAACACGGCTTCAAGAGGTTCCACAGAGACGGCTACGGAACCGTACTGGAGGACAATAAGAGACGCTATTATCACATTGCCGAGACAAAG GTGTTTGAAAAGATAGAATGCGAGTGGcctttgttcttcctgttcatGATCATTGAGGGGATGTTCAAGGGCAACGAGGAGCAGGTGGAGCAGTACAAGAACAAGCTGAAGCCACTGGTCAAGAGGGATAAGTGGGGAG ACCCAGTGGTGCCCAAATACTACTACGTGCACAGGGACCAGGTGAATCTGGAGCGTTCTGAGCCAGGATCCCAG GGTCGCCAGCCCAGCTCTGAGGGCAACCCAAGGAACCTGTTCTTGTGGGGCCAGAGCGTGTGGATCATCGCCTCCCTGCTCATGGACGGCCTCCTGCACATCAATGAGCTGGATATCATCCGCCGCCACTTGCCATCATACAACCGGCCACGCAAGGGAGGTCGCTACTCCGCTTTCCAG GGCACAGCCAGCGAcctggtggtgcaggtggtgctCATCGCCGAGAGTATGCGGCTGCAGGCAATGATGGCTACCTATGGCATCCAGACACAG ACTCCACATGAGGTTGAGCCAGTCCAGATCTGGCCGCCCCGGGAGCTGGTGAAGGTGTACCAGAACCTTGGCGTGAGTGAGAAACTGGGCCTGCAGGGACGTCCCACTCGACCCATCGGCGCCTTGGGAACCAGCAAG ATTTACCGAGTGTGTGGCCAGACAGTGCTGTGCTACCCGCTGGTGTTTGAGGTGAGTGACTTCTACCTCTCACATGACATGGCACTGCTCATCGACGACATCAAGTCTGAGTTGCACTTTGTTGGCAAGTACTGGCGACTGTCTGGCCGCCCCACAGTCTGCGTTCTTATACGGGAGGAACACATGAG GGACATACATTTCCGTGAGCTGTTGGACTTGCTAGCGCAGCTCAAGACGGGCTACTGTGATGGCCTGAAGGTGCGCACTGGCCGTCTGCAaaacctcatctcctcctcctgcatag AGCACCTTGACTTCATGAGTGCCCTGGACATCGACCTGGACATCAAGCCGTTTGAGCAGCTGCAGCATGCCAGTATTGGCTACCAGTCCCTTACTGACGTGCCGCGTGCCATCACCTACTCTGAAGACTCCATGAGCTTCAAG GACATGGAGCTGCAGCCAACACACGAGGTGATCAATGTGCTGCGGTCAGTCTCCACACTGCATGGTCAGACTCAGCTGCTGGGCATCCTGCTGCGCCGCGAGGGACCAGACTTCCAAATAGATGGCCATCCAG TGGCAGTGAGGCTGGAGAGGCTGCTGAAGGAAGTCAGCGTGTGTCACTTCTGGGGAGCCATGCGCCTGGCAGCAGCTCTCCTCAAGAAAACCTACCCATCTGTGATGCACATGACTGCTATTTTGGTGCAGGGCTGCCAG CTGACAGTAGGGTACGGCAAGGATGAGGTGCTGCTGGACCGTCCAGTACAGCCAGGGGGCATTCATGACCTCTTCTACAATGCCTCCCTTCAG ACTCACAATGTTGTGCAGGCAGTGTTGCAGCAAGAGGTAGTGCTGTACTGTGGGAAGCTCatcgccacacacactcacctcttcAATGGCATCCTCAACATCAGGGTTGG GTGGGTGATCAAGGCCATGACGTACTACCTGCATGACGTGTGCCACAGCAAGGAGACGGTGGAGGGCCTGGCACCCAGTGAGGTGCGGCGCCTGCTGGTGAAGGTGCTGTCACTGGATGAGTGGGCGCAGCAGGAAAA TCAGGCAAAATGGGGTTCATCAATGACAACGGCTCTCCATCGACGCCGGGAAGTACG GCTTACACCGCAGCAGATCCGAGTGATTGATGGCTGCCTTGGACGAACGCCGAAGAGATTTTACGAAAAG GTGTTTAATATCCTGAGGAAGACGCCTCTGGGAGTGCGTCTGTGTGATCAGCTCCTGCCCCAGCACCCCACCATCTCAGAAATGTCCTCTGGGGAGCTCAACTTTGCCCTCACAGTCCAGTCTCTCCTCAACCACATCCAGCACCCTGAGTACCGGCAGATTGTGGTCGAG cTGTTCTCTGTGGTGGCAACGATTCTGGAAAGGAATCCTGAGCTCAAATTCCTGCATGTGTTGAATCTGGATCAGATCTTCAAGGACGCCTTCAAGATGTTCCTCAAG GACCACGGGCGGGAGTGGACAGATGATGCATCGACCTTCTACAACGCCTCCCACGTGGTGGTGAGCAGCTACCTGGCTCGTGCCGTGGTTAACTTCATGCTGACGGGTGACATGCGCAGTGAGATAGAGGAGGGCCTCACCTGCAAGGTGTCTTAG
- the LOC135109903 gene encoding probable phosphorylase b kinase regulatory subunit beta isoform X7 produces the protein MTTLHVPTYNQTRERQRSASGCTDTDADVHLRVICYDETVRKLDHYYGIVKRQLLQNQSISLGIFPSTSQDHRVGDVRTSIYCAASIWSLFQAYRRIDDDRGKAYELGQSCVKCMRGILTCWMRQCEHVESFKKGQNPKFALHAKFHLLTGEEVISSEEYGHLQIDIVSLYLLFLVQMITSGLQIIYTMDEVTFVQNLVYYVERAYRTPDFGMWERGSKYNNGTPELHASSIGLAKAALEAINGCNLFGEKGASWSVIFVDIDAHNRNRSIFETLLPRESSSKNVDVSLLCAISFPAFATHDQMLYSKTRNQIVSLLEGKHGFKRFHRDGYGTVLEDNKRRYYHIAETKVFEKIECEWPLFFLFMIIEGMFKGNEEQVEQYKNKLKPLVKRDKWGDPVVPKYYYVHRDQVNLERSEPGSQGRQPSSEGNPRNLFLWGQSVWIIASLLMDGLLHINELDIIRRHLPSYNRPRKGGRYSAFQGTASDLVVQVVLIAESMRLQAMMATYGIQTQTPHEVEPVQIWPPRELVKVYQNLGVSEKLGLQGRPTRPIGALGTSKIYRVCGQTVLCYPLVFEVSDFYLSHDMALLIDDIKSELHFVGKYWRLSGRPTVCVLIREEHMRDIHFRELLDLLAQLKTGYCDGLKVRTGRLQNLISSSCIEHLDFMSALDIDLDIKPFEQLQHASIGYQSLTDVPRAITYSEDSMSFKDMELQPTHEVINVLRSVSTLHGQTQLLGILLRREGPDFQIDGHPVAVRLERLLKEVSVCHFWGAMRLAAALLKKTYPSVMHMTAILVQGCQLTVGYGKDEVLLDRPVQPGGIHDLFYNASLQTHNVVQAVLQQEVVLYCGKLIATHTHLFNGILNIRVGWVIKAMTYYLHDVCHSKETVEGLAPSEVRRLLVKVLSLDEWAQQEKQAKMSCGCLWGSEGLRGQCQSPTQRFPNNQAKWGSSMTTALHRRREVRLTPQQIRVIDGCLGRTPKRFYEKVFNILRKTPLGVRLCDQLLPQHPTISEMSSGELNFALTVQSLLNHIQHPEYRQIVVELFSVVATILERNPELKFLHVLNLDQIFKDAFKMFLKDHGREWTDDASTFYNASHVVVSSYLARAVVNFMLTGDMRSEIEEGLTCKVS, from the exons ATGACCACCCTCCACGTCCCCACCTA CAATCAGACGCGAGAGAGGCAGCGGTCAGCCAGCGGGTGTACTGACACAGATGCCGATGTCCACCTGCGAGTCATCTGTTATGACGAGACCGTGCGCAAGCTAGACCACTACTATGGCATTG TCAAGAGGCAGCTGCTGCAGAACCAGAGCATCAGCCTGGGCATCTTCCCCAGCACCAGCCAGGACCACCGGGTGGGCGACGTGCGCACCTCCATATACTGCGCTGCATCCATTTGGAGCCTCTTCCAGGCATACAG ACGAATTGATGATGACCGGGGAAAGGCTTACGAGCTGGGCCAGTCCTGTGTCAAGTGCATGCGGGGAATCCTCACCTGCTGGATGCGGCAGTGTGAGCATGTGGAGAGCTTCAAGAAAGGACAGAACCCAAAGTTTGCCCTCCATGCCAAGTTCCACCTTCTCACAGGCGAGGAGGTGATCTCCAGTGAGGAGTATGGCCACCTGCAG ATTGACATTGTGTCCCTGTACCTGCTGTTCCTGGTGCAGATGATCACCTCGGGGCTGCAGATCATCTACACCATGGATGAGGTGACCTTCGTGCAGAACCTGGTGTATTACGTGGAGCGAGCATACCGCACACCTGACTTCGGCATGTGGGAGCGAGGCAGCAAGTACAACAATGGCACTCCGGAGCTGCATGCCAG TTCCATTGGCCTGGCCAAGGCAGCACTGGAGGCCATCAATGGGTGCAACCTGTTTGGAGAGAAGGGCGCCTCTTGGTCTGTCATCTTTGTGGACATCGACGCCCACAACAGGAACCGCAGCATCTTTGAGACACTTCTGCCCAGGGAGTCCAGCTCAAAG AATGTGGACGTCAGCCTGCTGTGTGCCATCTCCTTCCCGGCCTTTGCCACACATGACCAGATGCTGTACTCCAAGACACGCAATCAG ATTGTCAGCTTATTGGAGGGTAAACACGGCTTCAAGAGGTTCCACAGAGACGGCTACGGAACCGTACTGGAGGACAATAAGAGACGCTATTATCACATTGCCGAGACAAAG GTGTTTGAAAAGATAGAATGCGAGTGGcctttgttcttcctgttcatGATCATTGAGGGGATGTTCAAGGGCAACGAGGAGCAGGTGGAGCAGTACAAGAACAAGCTGAAGCCACTGGTCAAGAGGGATAAGTGGGGAG ACCCAGTGGTGCCCAAATACTACTACGTGCACAGGGACCAGGTGAATCTGGAGCGTTCTGAGCCAGGATCCCAG GGTCGCCAGCCCAGCTCTGAGGGCAACCCAAGGAACCTGTTCTTGTGGGGCCAGAGCGTGTGGATCATCGCCTCCCTGCTCATGGACGGCCTCCTGCACATCAATGAGCTGGATATCATCCGCCGCCACTTGCCATCATACAACCGGCCACGCAAGGGAGGTCGCTACTCCGCTTTCCAG GGCACAGCCAGCGAcctggtggtgcaggtggtgctCATCGCCGAGAGTATGCGGCTGCAGGCAATGATGGCTACCTATGGCATCCAGACACAG ACTCCACATGAGGTTGAGCCAGTCCAGATCTGGCCGCCCCGGGAGCTGGTGAAGGTGTACCAGAACCTTGGCGTGAGTGAGAAACTGGGCCTGCAGGGACGTCCCACTCGACCCATCGGCGCCTTGGGAACCAGCAAG ATTTACCGAGTGTGTGGCCAGACAGTGCTGTGCTACCCGCTGGTGTTTGAGGTGAGTGACTTCTACCTCTCACATGACATGGCACTGCTCATCGACGACATCAAGTCTGAGTTGCACTTTGTTGGCAAGTACTGGCGACTGTCTGGCCGCCCCACAGTCTGCGTTCTTATACGGGAGGAACACATGAG GGACATACATTTCCGTGAGCTGTTGGACTTGCTAGCGCAGCTCAAGACGGGCTACTGTGATGGCCTGAAGGTGCGCACTGGCCGTCTGCAaaacctcatctcctcctcctgcatag AGCACCTTGACTTCATGAGTGCCCTGGACATCGACCTGGACATCAAGCCGTTTGAGCAGCTGCAGCATGCCAGTATTGGCTACCAGTCCCTTACTGACGTGCCGCGTGCCATCACCTACTCTGAAGACTCCATGAGCTTCAAG GACATGGAGCTGCAGCCAACACACGAGGTGATCAATGTGCTGCGGTCAGTCTCCACACTGCATGGTCAGACTCAGCTGCTGGGCATCCTGCTGCGCCGCGAGGGACCAGACTTCCAAATAGATGGCCATCCAG TGGCAGTGAGGCTGGAGAGGCTGCTGAAGGAAGTCAGCGTGTGTCACTTCTGGGGAGCCATGCGCCTGGCAGCAGCTCTCCTCAAGAAAACCTACCCATCTGTGATGCACATGACTGCTATTTTGGTGCAGGGCTGCCAG CTGACAGTAGGGTACGGCAAGGATGAGGTGCTGCTGGACCGTCCAGTACAGCCAGGGGGCATTCATGACCTCTTCTACAATGCCTCCCTTCAG ACTCACAATGTTGTGCAGGCAGTGTTGCAGCAAGAGGTAGTGCTGTACTGTGGGAAGCTCatcgccacacacactcacctcttcAATGGCATCCTCAACATCAGGGTTGG GTGGGTGATCAAGGCCATGACGTACTACCTGCATGACGTGTGCCACAGCAAGGAGACGGTGGAGGGCCTGGCACCCAGTGAGGTGCGGCGCCTGCTGGTGAAGGTGCTGTCACTGGATGAGTGGGCGCAGCAGGAAAA ACAAGCGAAGATGTCTTGTGGCTGCCTGTGGGGAAGCGAGGGGCTGCGTGGACAGTGCCAGTCACCCACCCAGCGGTTCCCAAAtaa TCAGGCAAAATGGGGTTCATCAATGACAACGGCTCTCCATCGACGCCGGGAAGTACG GCTTACACCGCAGCAGATCCGAGTGATTGATGGCTGCCTTGGACGAACGCCGAAGAGATTTTACGAAAAG GTGTTTAATATCCTGAGGAAGACGCCTCTGGGAGTGCGTCTGTGTGATCAGCTCCTGCCCCAGCACCCCACCATCTCAGAAATGTCCTCTGGGGAGCTCAACTTTGCCCTCACAGTCCAGTCTCTCCTCAACCACATCCAGCACCCTGAGTACCGGCAGATTGTGGTCGAG cTGTTCTCTGTGGTGGCAACGATTCTGGAAAGGAATCCTGAGCTCAAATTCCTGCATGTGTTGAATCTGGATCAGATCTTCAAGGACGCCTTCAAGATGTTCCTCAAG GACCACGGGCGGGAGTGGACAGATGATGCATCGACCTTCTACAACGCCTCCCACGTGGTGGTGAGCAGCTACCTGGCTCGTGCCGTGGTTAACTTCATGCTGACGGGTGACATGCGCAGTGAGATAGAGGAGGGCCTCACCTGCAAGGTGTCTTAG